A genomic region of Mycobacterium sp. Aquia_213 contains the following coding sequences:
- a CDS encoding short-chain fatty acyl-CoA regulator family protein produces the protein MSAVARSFSKTFSGARLRRLRQERGLTQAALAHALELSTSYVNQLENDQRPITVAVLIALTERFDLPPQYFSSDSDARLVADLSDLFTETGAEHGISRTQVEEFVARMPEIGRSLVTVHRRLRDATEELEGYRSRATAETTLPPERPMPFEEVRDFFYDRNNYIGELDVAAEQLFAESGMRPGGLDIQLTELMRDRLGITVVIDDDLPETSKRRYDADTKVLKVARWLMPGQRAFQIATQLALLSQSDLISAIVATDHQLSAESRGVARIGLANYFAGAFLLPYGEFHQAAEELRYDIDLLGRRFEVGFETVCHRLSTLQRPKQRGVQFIFVRTDKAGNISKRQSATAFHFSRMGGSCPLWVVHDAFAQPGRIVRQVAQMPDGRSYFWVAKTTAPEGRGYLGQHKSFAIGLGCDLAYADKLVYSTGVVLDDPTNAVPIGAGCKICNRTACTQRAFPYLGGRVVVDENAGSSLPYSSTGRPA, from the coding sequence ATCTCAGCGGTGGCTCGATCCTTCTCCAAGACGTTCTCCGGCGCCCGGCTGCGGCGGCTGCGGCAAGAACGCGGGCTCACCCAGGCGGCGCTGGCCCACGCCCTGGAGCTGTCCACCAGCTACGTCAACCAGCTGGAAAACGACCAGCGCCCCATCACCGTGGCCGTGCTCATCGCGCTGACCGAGCGCTTCGATCTGCCGCCGCAGTACTTCTCGTCGGACTCCGACGCGCGGCTGGTCGCCGACCTGTCGGATCTATTCACCGAGACCGGAGCCGAACACGGGATCAGCCGCACTCAAGTCGAAGAATTCGTTGCCCGCATGCCCGAGATCGGCCGCAGCCTGGTCACCGTGCACCGCCGGCTGCGCGACGCCACCGAGGAGCTGGAAGGATATCGATCCCGCGCGACCGCCGAGACCACGCTGCCGCCCGAGCGCCCGATGCCGTTCGAGGAGGTGCGCGATTTCTTCTACGACCGCAACAACTACATCGGCGAACTCGACGTCGCCGCGGAGCAGCTGTTTGCCGAAAGCGGAATGCGCCCAGGTGGATTGGACATCCAACTGACCGAGCTGATGCGAGACCGGCTCGGCATCACCGTAGTGATCGACGACGACCTACCCGAAACGAGCAAGCGCCGCTACGACGCCGACACCAAGGTGCTCAAGGTCGCCCGCTGGCTGATGCCCGGTCAACGCGCTTTCCAAATCGCCACGCAACTCGCCCTGCTCAGCCAGTCCGACCTGATCTCGGCGATCGTGGCCACCGACCACCAGCTCAGCGCCGAATCCCGCGGCGTCGCACGCATCGGCCTGGCCAACTACTTCGCCGGAGCGTTCCTCCTCCCCTACGGCGAATTCCACCAGGCCGCAGAGGAATTGCGCTACGACATCGACCTGCTGGGTCGCCGGTTCGAGGTGGGCTTCGAGACGGTCTGCCATCGGCTTTCCACCCTGCAACGTCCGAAGCAACGCGGGGTGCAATTCATCTTCGTACGTACCGACAAGGCCGGGAACATCTCAAAGCGCCAGTCGGCCACCGCATTTCATTTCAGCCGGATGGGCGGCAGCTGCCCGCTGTGGGTGGTGCACGACGCGTTCGCCCAACCGGGGCGAATCGTCCGGCAGGTGGCGCAGATGCCCGACGGGCGATCGTACTTCTGGGTCGCCAAGACCACCGCACCCGAAGGCCGTGGCTATCTGGGGCAGCACAAGAGCTTTGCGATCGGGTTGGGCTGCGATCTGGCCTACGCAGACAAACTCGTCTATTCGACCGGCGTCGTCCTCGACGACCCGACCAACGCCGTTCCCATCGGGGCGGGCTGCAAGATCTGCAACCGGACCGCCTGCACCCAGCGAGCATTTCCGTATCTCGGCGGCCGGGTGGTGGTCGACGAAAACGCCGGCAGCAGCTTGCCCTATTCGTCGACCGGCCGGCCGGCTTGA
- the prpD gene encoding 2-methylcitrate dehydratase PrpD — protein sequence MLTHEVRARRSADDFPRSEQLAAKIAAVATDPVAVDPETAEMVRNRIVDNAAVSAAAVIRRPVTVAREQALAHPVKRGARVFGVPGSYSTEWAAWANGVAVRELDFHDTFLAAEYSHPGDNIPPLVAVAQQLDVRGADLIRGLATAYEIQINLVKGICLHEHKIDHVAHLGPSVAAGIGTMLRLDAETIYQAVGQALHLTTATRQSRKGLISSWKAFAPAFAAKIAIEAVDRAMRGEGAPAPIWEGEDGVIAWLLGGTERTYRVPLPEPGEPKRAILDSYTKEHSAEYQSQAPIDLARRLRERIGDLEQIATIVLHTSHHTHVVIGTGSGDPQKFDPDASRETLDHSLPYIFAVALQDGSWHHERSYAPERAHRPDTVELWHKISTIEDPEWTRRYHSNDPEEKAFGTRAEVTLKNGEVISDELAVADAHPLGARPFAREQYVRKFTELAEDVAEPTEQQRFLPAVDSLADLKGGALGALNLLVDPRVLDKAPVIPSGIFR from the coding sequence ATGTTGACGCATGAGGTTCGGGCGCGGCGCAGCGCTGACGACTTTCCCCGCAGCGAGCAGCTGGCCGCCAAGATCGCGGCAGTGGCCACGGATCCGGTCGCCGTCGATCCGGAGACCGCGGAGATGGTGCGCAACCGGATCGTCGACAACGCCGCCGTCAGCGCCGCCGCGGTGATCCGCCGACCCGTCACGGTGGCGCGGGAGCAGGCGCTGGCGCATCCGGTGAAGCGGGGGGCGCGGGTCTTCGGTGTGCCGGGCAGTTATTCGACGGAGTGGGCGGCCTGGGCCAACGGCGTCGCGGTGCGCGAGCTTGATTTCCACGACACGTTTTTGGCAGCGGAGTACTCCCACCCGGGCGACAACATCCCACCGCTCGTTGCCGTCGCGCAGCAGCTTGATGTGCGTGGCGCCGACCTGATCCGCGGCCTGGCCACCGCGTACGAGATCCAGATCAATCTCGTCAAGGGAATCTGCCTGCACGAGCACAAGATCGACCACGTCGCGCATTTGGGCCCGTCGGTGGCCGCGGGCATCGGGACGATGCTGCGGCTGGACGCCGAAACCATCTATCAGGCGGTCGGGCAAGCGCTGCACCTGACCACGGCCACCCGCCAATCCCGCAAGGGCCTGATCTCCAGCTGGAAAGCGTTCGCGCCCGCGTTCGCCGCAAAGATCGCCATCGAGGCGGTCGACCGCGCGATGCGCGGGGAAGGCGCCCCGGCGCCGATCTGGGAGGGCGAGGACGGCGTCATCGCCTGGCTGCTCGGCGGAACCGAGCGCACTTACCGGGTCCCGCTTCCCGAGCCGGGTGAGCCCAAGCGCGCCATTCTGGACAGCTACACCAAGGAGCACTCCGCGGAGTACCAGAGTCAGGCGCCGATCGACCTGGCGCGGCGGCTGCGCGAGCGCATCGGCGACCTCGAGCAGATCGCGACGATCGTGCTGCACACCAGCCATCACACCCACGTCGTGATTGGCACCGGCTCCGGTGATCCTCAGAAGTTCGACCCGGACGCCTCGCGCGAGACGCTGGATCACTCGCTGCCCTATATCTTCGCGGTCGCGCTGCAGGATGGCAGCTGGCACCACGAACGCTCGTACGCTCCCGAACGAGCGCACCGCCCCGACACCGTCGAACTGTGGCACAAGATCTCCACCATCGAGGATCCGGAATGGACCCGTCGCTACCACTCGAACGACCCGGAAGAGAAGGCGTTTGGGACACGCGCCGAGGTGACGCTGAAGAACGGGGAGGTGATCTCCGACGAATTAGCGGTGGCCGATGCCCATCCGCTGGGCGCCCGGCCGTTCGCCCGCGAGCAGTACGTGCGCAAGTTCACCGAGCTCGCCGAAGACGTCGCGGAACCCACTGAGCAGCAACGGTTCCTGCCCGCGGTCGACTCACTTGCCGATCTGAAAGGCGGCGCCCTGGGGGCGCTGAATCTGCTGGTCGACCCGCGAGTGCTGGATAAGGCGCCGGTGATTCCGTCGGGGATATTCCGGTGA
- the prpB gene encoding methylisocitrate lyase — MTGPVIGTSSSVADKRVALRAGLDSRHLQRLPGAFSPLVAKAVAEAGFEGVYVSGAALAADLGLPDIGLTTLTEVAGRGAQVAAATNLPTLIDADTGFGAPLNAARTVTVLENAGLAGCHLEDQVSPKRCGHLDGKGVVPAADMVKRLRAAISARRDPNFVICARTDAAGIEGLPVAIDRARAYADAGADMIFTEALTEAAQFEAFRAAVDVPLLANMTEFGKSPLLSGRQLADIGYNVVIYPVTTLRLAMFAVEAGLREIESSGTQFDLLDRMQHRGRLYSLLRYEDYNEFDTNTYNFTLEGKQP; from the coding sequence GTGACCGGACCGGTGATCGGCACCTCGTCCAGCGTCGCCGACAAGCGCGTGGCATTGCGCGCGGGGCTGGATTCCCGCCATTTGCAACGACTTCCGGGCGCATTCTCGCCGCTGGTGGCCAAGGCGGTCGCCGAGGCGGGCTTCGAGGGGGTTTATGTGTCCGGTGCCGCACTGGCGGCCGATCTCGGATTGCCGGATATCGGCTTGACGACGCTGACCGAGGTGGCTGGCCGGGGGGCACAGGTCGCCGCTGCGACGAACCTGCCCACCCTGATAGACGCGGACACCGGATTCGGCGCTCCGCTGAACGCCGCCCGCACGGTGACGGTCCTGGAGAACGCCGGACTGGCCGGATGCCATCTCGAGGATCAGGTCAGCCCGAAGCGTTGCGGCCATCTGGACGGGAAGGGCGTCGTCCCGGCCGCCGACATGGTAAAGCGTTTGCGCGCAGCGATATCCGCGCGGCGCGACCCCAACTTCGTCATCTGCGCACGCACGGATGCGGCGGGAATCGAGGGTCTGCCCGTCGCGATCGACCGCGCTCGTGCCTACGCCGACGCCGGCGCCGACATGATCTTCACCGAAGCGTTGACCGAAGCGGCGCAGTTCGAAGCGTTCCGCGCCGCCGTCGACGTCCCGTTGCTGGCCAACATGACCGAATTCGGCAAGTCGCCGCTGCTGAGTGGGCGTCAACTGGCCGACATCGGCTACAACGTCGTCATCTACCCGGTCACCACACTGCGGCTGGCGATGTTCGCGGTCGAAGCGGGCCTGCGCGAAATCGAGTCGTCGGGAACGCAATTCGATCTTCTGGATCGGATGCAACACCGCGGCCGGCTCTATTCGCTGCTTCGCTATGAGGATTACAACGAATTCGACACCAACACTTACAATTTCACGCTTGAAGGGAAGCAGCCATGA
- a CDS encoding bifunctional 2-methylcitrate synthase/citrate synthase, with product MTAPTADIKKGLAGVLVDTTAISKVVPETNSLTYRGYPVQDLAAHCSFEQVAFLLWRGELPTDAELALFSQRERASRRVDRSMLSLLTKLPDNCHPMDVVRTAISFLGAEDPEEDDDSANRAKSLRMLAVLPTIVAVDMRRRRGLAPIPPHSGLGYTENFLQMCFGEVPEPAVVKAFEQSMILYAEHGFNASTFAARVVTSTQSDIYSAVTGAIGALKGALHGGANEAVMHDMIEIGDPRNAREWLRGRLARKEKIMGFGHRVYKNGDSRVPTMKQALGRVAATRDGQRWLDMYNILEAEMFDATAIMPNLDFPTGPAYHLMGFDIACFTPIFVMSRITGWTAHIMEQAASNSLIRPLSAYSGRAQRALTLR from the coding sequence ATGACCGCGCCGACCGCTGACATCAAGAAGGGCCTCGCCGGTGTGCTGGTGGATACCACCGCCATCTCGAAGGTGGTGCCGGAGACCAATTCGCTGACCTACCGCGGATATCCGGTTCAGGATCTGGCCGCGCACTGCAGTTTCGAGCAGGTCGCGTTCCTGCTCTGGCGCGGTGAGCTGCCTACCGACGCGGAGCTGGCGCTGTTCAGCCAGCGTGAGCGCGCCAGTCGCCGGGTCGACCGGTCGATGCTGTCGCTGTTGACCAAGCTCCCCGACAACTGCCATCCGATGGACGTGGTACGCACCGCAATCAGCTTTTTGGGTGCCGAAGACCCTGAGGAGGACGACGACTCGGCGAACCGGGCCAAGTCGCTGCGCATGCTCGCGGTGTTGCCGACCATCGTCGCGGTGGACATGCGGCGACGCCGCGGGTTGGCCCCGATCCCGCCGCATAGCGGGCTGGGGTACACCGAGAACTTTCTGCAGATGTGCTTCGGCGAGGTGCCCGAACCCGCCGTCGTAAAGGCTTTCGAGCAGTCGATGATCCTGTACGCCGAACACGGCTTCAACGCCTCCACGTTCGCCGCGCGGGTGGTGACGTCGACGCAGTCGGACATCTACAGCGCGGTCACCGGTGCCATCGGTGCGCTCAAGGGCGCGCTGCACGGCGGCGCCAATGAGGCGGTCATGCACGACATGATCGAAATCGGCGACCCACGCAACGCGCGAGAATGGTTGCGCGGCAGGCTCGCCCGCAAAGAGAAGATCATGGGCTTCGGACATCGGGTCTATAAGAACGGTGACTCCCGGGTGCCGACGATGAAGCAGGCGTTGGGACGAGTCGCCGCGACACGGGACGGGCAGCGCTGGCTGGACATGTACAACATCCTGGAAGCCGAGATGTTCGACGCCACCGCAATCATGCCCAATCTCGATTTCCCGACCGGCCCGGCCTACCACCTGATGGGATTCGACATCGCTTGCTTCACGCCGATCTTCGTGATGAGCAGGATCACCGGGTGGACGGCTCACATCATGGAGCAGGCCGCGTCGAACTCCCTGATTCGCCCGTTGAGTGCTTACTCGGGGCGCGCGCAGCGGGCTTTGACGCTCAGATAA
- the metE gene encoding 5-methyltetrahydropteroyltriglutamate--homocysteine S-methyltransferase, protein MTPQAFTATVVGSPRIGPKRELKRATEGYWKGRTSRAELEDIAATLRRDTWQSLADAGLDSVPINTFSYYDQVLDTAVMLGALPARAAQVPDDLDRYFAAARGNKDVAPLEMTKWFDTNYHYIVPEIEPATKFTLNPDKVLSELKEALEQGIPARPVVIGPITFLLLSKAVNGGGAPIERLQELVGIYSELLSLLADNGAQWVQIDEPALVTDISADAPALAEAVYNALGKVSNRPAIYVATYFGDPGDSLGALARTPVEAIGVDLVYGADTAVAAVPELANKILVAGVVDGRNIWRTDLEAALAKLATLLGPAGSVAVSTSCSTLHVPYSLEPETGLDDALRSWLAFGQEKVAEVVALSRALHEGRDAVAQEIAASNAAVASRKKDPRLHNDRLRERLDSVVATGVHRGDAAQRRTSQDERLHLPPLPTTTIGSFPQTVEIRKARAALVAGEIDGAEYDRRMRQEIADVIKLQEELGLDVLVHGEPERNDMVQYFAEQLDGFFATKNGWVQSYGSRCVRPPVLYGDVIRQQPMTVEWAKYAQSLTDKPVKGMLTGPVTILAWSFVRDDQPLADTANQVALAIRDETVDLQAAGIAVIQVDEPALRELLPLRRADQDDYLRWAVGSFRLATSGVADSTQIHTHLCYSEFGEVIGAISDLDADVTSIEAARSHMEVLDDLNAVGFANSVGPGVYDIHSPRVPTTGEMAESLRAALRAVPAERLWVNPDCGLKTRNTDEVNASLQNMVAAAQEVRAGV, encoded by the coding sequence GTGACCCCCCAAGCATTCACCGCAACTGTCGTCGGCTCTCCGCGCATTGGCCCGAAACGCGAACTCAAGCGCGCGACCGAGGGCTACTGGAAAGGCCGCACCAGCCGAGCGGAACTCGAAGACATCGCCGCCACACTGCGCCGCGACACGTGGCAAAGCTTGGCCGACGCCGGCCTGGACTCGGTGCCGATCAACACTTTTTCCTACTACGACCAGGTGCTCGACACCGCGGTCATGCTCGGCGCGTTGCCGGCCCGGGCCGCGCAGGTTCCCGACGACCTGGACCGCTACTTCGCCGCGGCACGTGGCAACAAAGATGTCGCGCCGCTGGAAATGACGAAGTGGTTCGACACCAATTACCACTACATCGTTCCCGAGATCGAGCCGGCGACTAAGTTCACGCTGAACCCGGACAAGGTGCTCTCCGAGCTGAAAGAGGCTCTCGAGCAAGGCATTCCGGCGCGCCCGGTCGTCATCGGGCCGATCACCTTCCTGTTGCTGAGCAAGGCCGTCAACGGCGGCGGCGCGCCGATCGAGCGCCTGCAGGAGCTGGTCGGAATCTACTCCGAGTTGCTGTCGCTGCTGGCCGACAACGGCGCGCAGTGGGTACAGATCGACGAGCCGGCGCTGGTCACCGACATCTCCGCCGACGCCCCCGCACTGGCCGAGGCGGTCTACAACGCCCTGGGCAAGGTGAGCAACCGGCCGGCGATCTACGTCGCCACCTACTTCGGTGACCCCGGCGACTCGTTGGGGGCGCTGGCCCGCACACCCGTCGAAGCCATCGGCGTCGACCTGGTTTACGGCGCCGACACCGCGGTGGCGGCGGTGCCCGAGCTCGCCAACAAGATCCTGGTGGCCGGTGTCGTCGACGGACGCAACATCTGGCGCACCGATCTCGAGGCGGCGCTGGCCAAGCTGGCGACGCTGCTCGGCCCGGCCGGAAGCGTCGCGGTTTCGACATCCTGCTCGACCCTGCACGTGCCGTATTCGCTGGAGCCGGAGACCGGCCTGGACGACGCGCTGCGCAGCTGGCTGGCGTTCGGGCAGGAGAAGGTCGCCGAGGTCGTCGCGCTGTCCCGGGCGCTGCACGAGGGCCGCGACGCGGTCGCCCAGGAGATCGCGGCCTCCAACGCCGCCGTGGCGTCCCGCAAGAAGGATCCGCGGCTGCACAACGACCGGCTTCGCGAGCGCCTCGACTCGGTCGTAGCGACCGGTGTGCACCGCGGCGACGCGGCACAGCGGCGCACCAGCCAGGACGAGCGGCTGCACCTGCCGCCGCTGCCGACCACGACGATCGGCTCGTTCCCGCAGACCGTCGAGATCCGTAAGGCCCGCGCCGCGCTGGTCGCCGGTGAGATCGACGGGGCCGAGTACGACCGTCGGATGAGGCAGGAGATCGCCGACGTGATCAAGCTGCAGGAGGAGCTCGGCCTGGACGTGCTGGTGCACGGTGAGCCGGAGCGCAACGACATGGTGCAGTACTTCGCCGAGCAGCTGGACGGCTTCTTCGCCACCAAGAACGGCTGGGTGCAGTCCTACGGCAGCCGTTGCGTGCGGCCGCCGGTCCTCTACGGCGACGTGATCCGCCAGCAGCCGATGACGGTGGAGTGGGCCAAATACGCGCAGTCCCTGACCGACAAGCCGGTCAAGGGCATGCTGACCGGTCCGGTGACGATCCTGGCGTGGTCGTTCGTCCGCGATGACCAGCCGTTGGCCGACACCGCCAACCAGGTGGCGCTGGCCATCCGCGACGAGACGGTGGATCTGCAGGCCGCCGGCATCGCGGTCATCCAGGTCGACGAGCCCGCGCTGCGCGAGCTGCTGCCGCTGCGCCGGGCCGATCAGGATGACTACTTGCGTTGGGCTGTCGGGTCTTTCCGGCTGGCCACCTCCGGCGTTGCCGACTCGACGCAGATCCACACCCACCTGTGCTATTCGGAATTCGGTGAGGTGATCGGCGCGATCTCCGACCTGGATGCCGACGTCACGTCCATCGAGGCGGCACGCTCGCACATGGAGGTGCTGGACGACCTGAACGCGGTCGGCTTCGCCAATAGCGTGGGCCCGGGCGTCTACGACATCCACTCGCCGCGGGTGCCCACCACGGGCGAGATGGCCGAGTCGCTACGGGCCGCGCTGCGGGCCGTTCCGGCGGAGCGGCTGTGGGTCAACCCCGATTGCGGGCTCAAGACGCGCAACACCGATGAGGTGAACGCGTCGCTGCAGAATATGGTCGCCGCCGCGCAGGAAGTCCGCGCAGGGGTCTAG